A single genomic interval of Microbacterium sp. LWO14-1.2 harbors:
- a CDS encoding FMN reductase, translating into MTTRRIAVVSAGLSNPSSTRMLADRLAAETVKALAARDIAATVDVIELRDYAHDITNNLLTGFAPPALETAINTVVSADALIAVTPIFSTSYSGLFKSFIDVLDPDSLTGTPVLIGANAGTARHSLAIDYAIRPLFAYLHADAVSTGVFAASSDWGGAGDDVAPLARRVEKGTKELADAIAQRDAATVADPFDPATYLGEGRSFGHMLGGLAGE; encoded by the coding sequence ATGACCACTCGCCGGATCGCCGTCGTGTCGGCTGGCCTGTCGAACCCGTCATCGACCCGCATGCTCGCCGACCGTCTGGCCGCCGAGACGGTCAAGGCGCTCGCCGCCCGCGACATCGCCGCCACGGTCGACGTGATCGAGTTGCGCGACTACGCGCACGACATCACGAACAACCTGCTGACGGGCTTCGCGCCGCCCGCGCTCGAGACCGCGATCAACACCGTCGTCTCGGCCGACGCGCTCATCGCGGTCACACCGATCTTCTCGACGAGCTACTCGGGACTGTTCAAGTCGTTCATCGACGTGCTCGACCCCGATTCGCTCACCGGCACCCCGGTGCTGATCGGAGCCAACGCGGGGACGGCACGTCACTCGCTCGCGATCGACTATGCGATCCGGCCGCTCTTCGCCTACCTGCACGCGGATGCCGTGTCGACGGGCGTCTTCGCGGCGTCGAGCGATTGGGGAGGCGCCGGCGACGACGTCGCCCCGCTCGCGAGGCGCGTGGAGAAGGGGACGAAGGAGCTCGCGGATGCGATCGCACAGCGCGACGCGGCCACGGTCGCCGACCCCTTCGACCCGGCGACCTACCTCGGCGAGGGACGTTCGTTCGGGCACATGCTCGGCGGCCTCGCGGGGGAGTGA
- a CDS encoding serine hydrolase, which translates to MSRAASLRDLLVDEVEATGFGAHGLHVRVGGSTAEHRWTPDEREEIHSVAKGVSVLAAGMADAEGLLSLDEPISRLTGDRTLGRDVAHLTLRRLLSMSSGIDLPWSPTLMTDWPDLATEFLSRDSRGRVFQYSNASAYTAMRLLERVVGDVEEYVRPRLLAPLGLDDVGWRRCPRGYVLAGEGLALRTEEMSRIGRLLLDRGVWNGERIVPASVVDAMHGDWVPAGTNEGYERYGLGAWDGPGAAWRLHGAYGQLVIVLGDAVVTVSADDHFGADAFAAAAVRLVER; encoded by the coding sequence GTGAGCCGCGCGGCGTCGCTGAGGGACCTCCTCGTCGACGAGGTCGAGGCGACCGGATTCGGAGCCCACGGCCTTCACGTGCGCGTCGGCGGGAGCACGGCCGAGCACCGCTGGACCCCCGACGAGCGCGAGGAGATCCACTCGGTCGCGAAGGGCGTCAGCGTGCTCGCGGCGGGCATGGCGGATGCCGAGGGTCTGCTGTCCCTCGACGAGCCGATCTCCCGATTGACCGGCGACAGGACGCTCGGACGCGACGTCGCCCACCTCACCCTCCGCCGACTGCTCTCGATGTCGAGCGGCATCGACCTCCCCTGGTCGCCGACCCTGATGACGGATTGGCCCGACCTCGCCACCGAGTTCCTGAGCCGCGACTCGCGCGGCCGGGTGTTCCAGTACTCCAATGCCAGCGCGTACACGGCGATGCGCCTGCTCGAGCGCGTCGTCGGCGACGTCGAGGAGTACGTGCGGCCTCGACTCCTCGCACCGCTCGGGCTCGACGACGTCGGCTGGCGGCGGTGCCCGCGCGGGTACGTGCTCGCCGGCGAGGGCCTCGCACTCCGCACCGAGGAGATGTCGCGCATCGGCCGCCTGCTCCTCGATCGGGGCGTCTGGAACGGGGAGCGCATCGTGCCGGCATCCGTCGTCGACGCCATGCACGGGGACTGGGTGCCGGCCGGCACGAACGAGGGGTACGAGCGCTACGGCCTCGGAGCGTGGGATGGCCCTGGCGCTGCGTGGCGGCTGCACGGCGCCTACGGCCAGCTCGTGATCGTCCTCGGCGACGCGGTCGTCACGGTATCGGCCGACGACCACTTCGGCGCCGACGCCTTCGCCGCGGCCGCCGTGCGCCTCGTCGAGCGCTGA
- a CDS encoding DUF5302 domain-containing protein: protein MSTEEGASSTEDMKRKFKEALEKKNAHHREGQAHLDGDSAVHGTHAPQTRREFRRKSG, encoded by the coding sequence ATGAGCACCGAAGAGGGCGCGTCCTCGACCGAGGACATGAAGCGCAAGTTCAAGGAAGCGCTCGAGAAGAAGAACGCGCACCACCGCGAGGGCCAGGCGCATCTGGACGGCGACTCCGCCGTCCACGGCACGCACGCTCCGCAGACCCGGCGCGAGTTCCGACGCAAGAGCGGCTGA
- a CDS encoding LLM class flavin-dependent oxidoreductase: protein MSEQTGTQMQFGIMSVSDITRDPTTGITPSEQERIKATLTIAKHSEEVGLDVFAIGEHHNPPFWSSSPTTFLAALAAQTERLVVSTSTTLITTNDPVRIAEEYAMLQHVSDGRMDLMLGRGNTGPVYPWFGKDIRQGLPLAIENYALLHKLWREDVVDWEGKFRTPLQGFTSTPRPLDGIAPFVWHGSIRTPEIAEQAAYYGDGFFANNIFWPKEHYQRLIELYRQRYAHYGHGTPEQAIVGLGGQVFMAAKSQDAVSQFRPYFDNAPVYGHGPSMEDFTEMTPLTVGSPQQVIDRYAGMREHFGDYQRQLFLIDHAGLPLKTVLEQLDILGSEVVPVLRKELAKDRPETVPDAPTHAARVKAVYGDGPTRQARPGANRGDNLTGDSPYEDTPAPAGSAFGLTRKGA, encoded by the coding sequence ATGAGCGAGCAGACAGGCACCCAGATGCAGTTCGGCATCATGTCGGTCAGCGACATCACCCGCGACCCGACGACCGGCATCACGCCCAGCGAGCAGGAGCGGATCAAGGCGACCCTCACGATCGCCAAGCACAGCGAAGAAGTCGGACTCGACGTCTTCGCGATCGGTGAGCACCACAACCCGCCGTTCTGGTCGTCCAGCCCGACGACCTTCCTCGCCGCGCTCGCGGCGCAGACCGAGCGACTGGTCGTGTCGACCTCGACGACCCTGATCACCACCAACGATCCGGTGCGCATCGCCGAGGAGTACGCGATGCTGCAGCACGTCTCCGACGGACGCATGGACCTCATGCTCGGGCGCGGCAACACCGGCCCGGTGTACCCCTGGTTCGGTAAGGACATCCGCCAGGGGCTGCCCCTGGCGATCGAGAACTACGCGCTGCTGCACAAGCTGTGGCGCGAGGACGTCGTGGACTGGGAGGGCAAGTTCCGCACGCCGCTGCAGGGCTTCACCTCGACACCGCGTCCCCTCGACGGCATCGCCCCGTTCGTGTGGCACGGATCGATCCGCACGCCCGAGATCGCAGAGCAGGCCGCGTACTACGGCGACGGCTTCTTCGCGAACAACATCTTCTGGCCGAAGGAGCACTACCAGCGCCTCATCGAGCTCTACCGTCAGCGCTACGCCCACTACGGGCACGGCACTCCCGAGCAGGCGATCGTCGGACTCGGCGGGCAGGTGTTCATGGCCGCGAAGTCTCAGGATGCGGTGTCGCAGTTCCGCCCCTACTTCGACAACGCCCCGGTGTACGGACACGGCCCGAGCATGGAGGACTTCACCGAGATGACCCCGCTGACGGTGGGCTCGCCGCAGCAGGTGATCGACCGCTACGCCGGCATGCGCGAGCACTTCGGCGACTACCAGCGCCAGCTGTTCCTCATCGACCACGCCGGTCTCCCGCTCAAGACGGTGCTCGAGCAGCTCGACATCCTCGGCTCCGAGGTCGTGCCGGTGCTGCGCAAGGAGCTGGCGAAGGACCGCCCGGAGACGGTTCCCGACGCCCCGACCCACGCCGCACGTGTGAAGGCCGTGTACGGCGACGGTCCGACCCGTCAGGCGCGACCCGGCGCGAACCGCGGCGACAACCTGACCGGCGACTCGCCCTACGAGGACACGCCGGCGCCCGCTGGCTCCGCGTTCGGCCTGACCCGAAAGGGGGCGTGA
- a CDS encoding cation:dicarboxylase symporter family transporter → MAITTGFTLPGFHWRRGKQSWDRHTWLYVSVIIAVVLGAAVGLIWPEVGQSLEPIGKGFVSLIKMMIAPIIFCTIVVGVGSIAKAATVGKIGGLALLYFMVMSTFALAIGLVVGNIIHPGAGLDMASATYDATETEAKTTTEFVLGIIPTTFFSAFTGESVLQVLFIALLVGFALQGLGEKGAPIMDAVKNLQKLVFRILGMILWLAPLGAFGAIAAVVGKTGIAAIWSLGVLMIAFYITCIVFIVVVLGVLLFAVTRVNIFSLIKYLAREYLLIVGTSSSESALPRLIAKMEHVGVSKPVVGITVPTGYSFNLDGTAIYLTMASLFIATGMGQPMSIGEQIGLLVFMIIASKGAAGVTGAGLATLAGGLQAYRPDLVDGVGVIVGIDRFMSEGRALTNFTGNAVATLLIGTWTRQIDRERVRRVLSGEVPFDESVLDGVDDHGMADERKAVDVQGLKDSALDEMSAKQERARARAAQN, encoded by the coding sequence ATGGCCATCACGACGGGGTTCACCCTTCCCGGATTCCATTGGCGGCGAGGCAAGCAGTCGTGGGACAGGCACACGTGGCTGTACGTGTCGGTGATCATCGCCGTCGTGCTCGGAGCCGCGGTCGGACTCATCTGGCCTGAGGTCGGTCAGAGCCTGGAACCCATCGGCAAGGGCTTCGTGTCGCTCATCAAGATGATGATCGCGCCGATCATCTTCTGCACGATCGTGGTCGGCGTCGGATCCATCGCGAAGGCGGCGACCGTCGGCAAGATCGGCGGGCTCGCGCTGCTGTACTTCATGGTCATGTCGACCTTCGCCCTCGCGATCGGCCTGGTCGTCGGCAACATCATCCACCCGGGCGCCGGCCTCGACATGGCATCGGCGACCTACGACGCGACCGAGACCGAGGCGAAGACGACCACGGAGTTCGTGCTCGGCATCATCCCGACGACGTTCTTCTCGGCGTTCACCGGGGAGAGCGTGCTGCAGGTGCTCTTCATCGCGCTGCTCGTCGGCTTCGCGCTGCAGGGGCTGGGCGAGAAGGGCGCGCCCATCATGGATGCCGTCAAGAACCTGCAGAAGCTCGTCTTCCGCATCCTCGGCATGATCCTGTGGCTGGCGCCGCTCGGGGCGTTCGGCGCGATCGCCGCGGTCGTCGGCAAGACCGGCATCGCGGCCATCTGGAGCCTCGGTGTGCTGATGATCGCCTTCTACATCACGTGCATCGTCTTCATCGTCGTGGTGCTGGGTGTGCTGCTGTTCGCGGTCACGCGGGTCAACATCTTCAGCCTCATCAAGTACCTGGCCCGCGAGTACCTGCTGATCGTCGGCACCTCGTCGTCGGAGTCGGCGCTGCCTCGACTGATCGCGAAGATGGAGCACGTCGGCGTCTCGAAGCCGGTCGTGGGCATCACGGTTCCGACCGGATACTCGTTCAACCTCGACGGCACCGCGATCTACCTGACCATGGCCTCGCTCTTCATCGCCACGGGAATGGGACAGCCGATGTCGATCGGAGAGCAGATCGGCCTGCTCGTGTTCATGATCATCGCGAGCAAGGGGGCGGCCGGGGTCACCGGCGCAGGGCTCGCGACGCTCGCCGGCGGGCTCCAGGCCTACCGTCCCGACCTCGTCGACGGCGTCGGTGTCATCGTCGGCATCGACCGCTTCATGTCGGAGGGACGCGCGCTGACCAACTTCACCGGTAACGCGGTGGCGACGCTGCTCATCGGCACCTGGACCCGCCAGATCGACCGGGAGCGCGTGCGCCGGGTCCTCAGCGGCGAGGTGCCGTTCGACGAGTCGGTGCTCGACGGGGTCGACGACCATGGCATGGCCGACGAGCGCAAGGCCGTCGACGTGCAGGGGCTCAAGGACTCCGCACTCGACGAGATGTCGGCGAAGCAGGAGCGCGCACGCGCCAGGGCGGCGCAGAACTGA
- a CDS encoding response regulator codes for MIRTLIVDDDALTLELHRTYLERLDGFVVGAECTGARAALTAVLGAEGSERFDLVLLDVTMPDGSGIDVLRTLRARAAAIDVIAITGVRDAETVRQMAALGVYQYLVKPFPFAVFRERLTAYREHRARAAETDGETTQAEIDALLGRATGTIALPKGLSAATLEAVTHEVRTSGPLSASEAADRLGMSRVSVRRYLEHLAAEGAVAKAARYGARGRPETEYSWQRRGR; via the coding sequence GTGATCCGCACCCTGATCGTCGACGACGACGCCCTGACGCTCGAGCTGCACCGTACGTACCTCGAGCGCCTCGACGGCTTCGTGGTGGGCGCGGAATGCACGGGGGCACGAGCAGCGCTCACCGCCGTCCTCGGGGCCGAGGGATCCGAGCGCTTCGACCTCGTGCTGCTCGATGTGACCATGCCGGACGGATCGGGCATCGACGTGCTCCGCACGCTGCGCGCCCGGGCCGCAGCCATCGACGTCATCGCGATCACGGGTGTGCGCGATGCCGAGACCGTACGGCAGATGGCCGCCCTCGGCGTGTACCAGTACCTCGTCAAGCCGTTCCCCTTCGCGGTCTTCCGCGAACGCCTCACGGCTTACCGCGAGCATCGCGCACGAGCGGCCGAGACCGACGGGGAGACGACCCAGGCCGAGATCGACGCGCTGCTCGGCCGAGCGACCGGAACGATCGCCCTGCCCAAGGGGCTGTCGGCCGCGACTCTGGAGGCCGTCACGCACGAGGTGCGCACGTCAGGACCGCTCTCCGCCAGCGAGGCGGCCGACCGGTTGGGCATGTCGCGCGTGTCGGTGCGCCGCTACCTCGAACACCTGGCCGCGGAGGGAGCCGTGGCCAAGGCGGCGCGGTACGGCGCGCGCGGCAGGCCCGAGACCGAGTACTCCTGGCAGCGACGGGGCCGCTGA
- the efeB gene encoding iron uptake transporter deferrochelatase/peroxidase subunit, which produces MSRRGLLGLALGGGAASLAVGLGTGLAGGVALGRARAAEDAEHAYSFFGAHQAGITTPVQEHLHFAAFDMMPRTDRDDLVTLLQDWSYAASRLTQGLEVSATGAVGGDAEVPPDDTGEALGLPAAGLTITIGFGPSLFENEDGDRYGIAARRPASLERLPAFLGDDLVPQLSNGDLCIQACADDPQVAVHAIRNLSRIAFGRAKLRWSQLGFGKTSRTTADQATPRNLFGFKDGTANILADDDAALQKSVWVAASDDPAWMSGGSYLVARKIAMLIETWDRVRLSEQDTIIGRDKGRGAPLSGGDEFTAPDFSSARIDANSHVRLAHPQQNDGIRILRRGFNYVDGNNDLGRLDAGLFFLSYQRDPAQFIALQRSLSTDRMNEYIRHVGSGIWAIPAGAEQGSYVGAPLFA; this is translated from the coding sequence CTGAGCCGCCGGGGGCTCCTCGGACTCGCACTCGGCGGCGGGGCCGCGTCGCTCGCGGTCGGACTCGGCACCGGCCTCGCAGGCGGCGTGGCGCTCGGGCGCGCCCGGGCGGCGGAGGACGCCGAGCATGCCTACTCCTTCTTCGGCGCGCACCAGGCCGGCATCACCACGCCCGTGCAGGAGCACCTGCACTTCGCGGCGTTCGACATGATGCCGCGCACCGATCGCGACGACCTCGTGACGCTCCTGCAGGACTGGAGCTATGCGGCCTCCCGCCTGACGCAGGGCCTCGAGGTGAGCGCGACGGGAGCGGTCGGCGGCGACGCCGAGGTGCCGCCCGACGACACGGGGGAGGCACTCGGGCTCCCTGCTGCCGGCCTCACGATCACGATCGGCTTCGGCCCCAGCCTGTTCGAGAACGAGGACGGCGACCGGTACGGCATCGCCGCGCGGCGGCCGGCCTCGCTGGAACGGCTTCCCGCGTTCCTGGGTGACGACCTCGTCCCGCAGCTGTCGAACGGCGATCTCTGCATCCAGGCGTGCGCCGACGACCCGCAGGTCGCGGTGCACGCGATCCGGAACCTCAGCCGCATCGCGTTCGGCCGGGCGAAGCTGCGGTGGTCGCAACTGGGTTTCGGCAAGACGTCGCGTACGACGGCCGACCAGGCGACGCCGCGCAATCTCTTCGGCTTCAAGGACGGCACCGCGAACATCCTCGCCGACGATGATGCGGCCCTGCAGAAGAGCGTCTGGGTCGCGGCGTCCGACGACCCGGCATGGATGTCGGGCGGGTCCTACCTCGTGGCCAGGAAGATCGCGATGCTCATCGAGACCTGGGATCGGGTGCGTCTCTCGGAGCAGGACACGATCATCGGTCGCGACAAGGGGCGCGGCGCGCCCCTGTCCGGCGGGGACGAGTTCACCGCCCCGGACTTCTCCTCAGCGCGCATCGACGCGAACTCGCACGTGCGGCTCGCGCATCCGCAGCAGAACGACGGGATCCGCATCCTCCGCCGCGGCTTCAACTACGTCGACGGCAACAACGATCTCGGCCGCCTCGACGCCGGCCTGTTCTTCCTGTCGTATCAGCGCGACCCCGCGCAGTTCATCGCTCTGCAGCGCTCACTGTCGACAGACCGCATGAACGAGTACATCCGACACGTCGGTTCCGGGATCTGGGCGATCCCGGCGGGTGCGGAGCAGGGATCCTACGTCGGAGCGCCCCTGTTCGCCTGA
- a CDS encoding ATP-binding protein — MRHAHGTRSTASAVFLVVLAAAVVIGALVAVFLVVEAQRATHAEAERVTAATAVTLATSPVVAEALATGDTDAATRALEPYALDVIAAADLDFVTIMTPDGVRVTHPDVDQLGERYLGTIPAAPSQLTEVFTGTLGPSVRTIVPVLTADDDLIGWVSAGVTIESISDTLVRRLPLSLVITIGLVALGALGAWIARRTTQRIAGDLPPGQLRDAVSSYESLRTLGDALRAQTHEHGNRMHTAVALLELGRSEEAIEILTETSRQSQSLVDQVTARRAGDPAVGALLLGKASQAKERGIDWRIRIEPDTPASPLSAVDSVAVLGNLVDNAMDAVADAAERWVEVVLQPSEDGGIVLEVSDSGPGIPDDLRDRVFDQGFSTKPAGAEGRGVGLALVRAVVVDAGGVVELRPDPTTFRVTLPPKRRRAR; from the coding sequence ATGCGACACGCCCACGGCACCCGCAGCACCGCCTCGGCGGTGTTCCTCGTCGTCCTCGCGGCGGCCGTGGTGATCGGGGCTCTCGTCGCGGTGTTCCTCGTGGTCGAGGCGCAGCGCGCCACGCATGCCGAGGCCGAGCGGGTGACGGCGGCGACCGCGGTGACGCTCGCGACGTCTCCCGTCGTCGCCGAAGCACTCGCGACGGGTGATACGGATGCCGCGACGCGTGCTCTCGAGCCGTACGCCCTCGACGTGATCGCCGCGGCGGACCTCGATTTCGTGACGATCATGACCCCGGACGGCGTGCGGGTGACCCATCCCGACGTCGACCAGCTCGGCGAACGCTACCTCGGCACCATCCCCGCCGCCCCCTCGCAGCTGACCGAGGTGTTCACGGGTACGCTCGGTCCGTCGGTCCGCACGATCGTGCCCGTCCTCACCGCCGACGACGACCTCATCGGCTGGGTGTCGGCCGGCGTGACGATCGAGTCGATCTCCGACACCCTCGTTCGGCGGCTCCCGCTCTCCCTGGTCATCACGATCGGGCTCGTCGCGCTGGGGGCGCTGGGCGCCTGGATCGCTCGGAGGACCACACAACGCATCGCCGGCGACCTGCCCCCGGGGCAGCTGCGTGACGCGGTCTCGTCGTACGAGTCGCTGCGGACGCTCGGAGACGCGCTCCGCGCGCAGACCCACGAGCATGGGAACCGCATGCACACCGCGGTCGCGCTGCTCGAACTCGGGCGCAGCGAGGAGGCGATCGAGATCCTCACGGAGACCTCCCGCCAGAGCCAGTCGCTCGTCGACCAGGTCACCGCACGCCGCGCCGGCGACCCCGCCGTCGGCGCCCTGCTGCTGGGAAAGGCGTCGCAGGCGAAAGAGCGGGGAATCGACTGGCGGATCCGCATCGAACCGGACACTCCGGCGTCGCCGCTCTCGGCCGTCGACAGCGTCGCCGTACTCGGCAACCTCGTCGACAACGCGATGGATGCCGTGGCCGACGCCGCCGAGCGCTGGGTCGAGGTGGTGCTGCAGCCCTCCGAGGACGGCGGGATCGTGCTGGAGGTGTCGGACAGCGGCCCCGGCATCCCCGACGACCTCCGCGACCGTGTCTTCGACCAGGGGTTCTCGACCAAGCCTGCCGGCGCCGAGGGACGCGGCGTCGGTCTCGCGCTGGTGCGGGCCGTGGTCGTCGACGCCGGCGGCGTCGTCGAGCTGCGACCCGACCCGACCACGTTCCGCGTCACCCTGCCGCCGAAGAGACGGAGGGCCCGGTGA
- the efeO gene encoding iron uptake system protein EfeO: MTTSRRVLASVAAAGAAVLVLSGCVAKSDAAAGAAFDVASTDFGCAVSGSTAKSGTLTFDVKNDSGQTSEFYLLAEDGLRIVGEVENIAPAASRTLTVVAQPGKYYTLCKPGMIGDGVGKAEFTVTGDRVAVAGEDSEQKQQAVDLYAAFVKDQVGQLVPAVEELVAAYESGDDETARTEFPQTRAFYERIEPVAEALGTLDPRIDYREVDAVAEGLDWTGFHRIEKDLWVPAQDALNADGETPAWQDWAPSTPEERAGYGDQLLADVQELYDYVHSDDFTTALEDQGIGGISNGAIALLDEVATGKISGEEDWWSGTDLYDFAANVEGSKMAFSLVQDFAAAQGDDGEALVGEIEDGYAALEASLAAHGSLVDGFVGYSELTDDDKREFTDLINALAEPLSQLTGTVLD; encoded by the coding sequence ATGACCACCTCCCGCCGAGTCCTGGCGTCCGTCGCGGCTGCCGGTGCGGCCGTCCTCGTGTTGAGCGGATGCGTCGCGAAGAGCGACGCCGCCGCCGGAGCTGCGTTCGACGTCGCATCGACCGACTTCGGATGCGCCGTGTCCGGCTCGACCGCGAAGAGCGGCACACTCACGTTCGACGTCAAGAACGACAGCGGGCAGACGTCCGAGTTCTACCTGCTCGCCGAGGACGGCCTGCGCATCGTCGGCGAGGTCGAGAACATCGCGCCCGCCGCGTCCCGCACCCTGACGGTCGTCGCCCAGCCGGGGAAGTACTACACGCTCTGCAAGCCGGGCATGATCGGCGACGGCGTCGGGAAGGCCGAGTTCACGGTCACGGGAGACCGCGTCGCAGTCGCCGGCGAGGACTCCGAGCAGAAGCAGCAGGCGGTCGACCTGTACGCCGCCTTCGTGAAGGACCAGGTCGGCCAGCTCGTGCCCGCGGTCGAGGAGCTCGTCGCCGCCTACGAGTCGGGCGACGACGAGACGGCCCGCACCGAGTTCCCGCAGACGCGCGCCTTCTACGAGCGCATCGAGCCGGTCGCCGAGGCGCTCGGCACGCTCGACCCCCGCATCGACTACCGAGAGGTGGACGCCGTCGCCGAGGGTCTCGACTGGACGGGCTTCCACCGCATCGAGAAGGACCTCTGGGTTCCGGCGCAGGACGCGCTGAACGCCGACGGCGAGACGCCGGCCTGGCAGGACTGGGCGCCGTCGACCCCGGAGGAGCGCGCCGGCTACGGTGACCAGCTGCTCGCCGACGTGCAGGAGCTCTACGACTACGTCCACTCCGACGACTTCACGACCGCTCTCGAGGACCAGGGCATCGGCGGCATCTCGAACGGGGCGATCGCGCTGCTCGACGAGGTGGCGACCGGCAAGATCTCCGGTGAGGAGGACTGGTGGTCGGGGACCGATCTCTACGACTTCGCCGCCAACGTCGAGGGGTCGAAGATGGCGTTCTCGCTCGTGCAGGACTTCGCCGCGGCGCAGGGCGACGACGGCGAGGCTCTCGTCGGCGAGATCGAAGACGGCTACGCCGCTCTCGAGGCATCGCTCGCCGCGCACGGGTCGCTCGTCGACGGCTTCGTCGGGTACTCGGAGCTCACCGACGACGACAAGCGCGAGTTCACCGACCTCATCAACGCTCTGGCAGAGCCGCTCTCGCAGCTCACCGGCACGGTCCTCGACTGA
- a CDS encoding acyltransferase family protein codes for MNSVGADPNPVTSTAPKPRRRVPFWDNARYACIVLVVLGHAVQRLTYDSDIALAAYLALYAFHMPAFAIISGYFSKSGSPTRVQMARVITDILVPYVIFEFLWTLTKWLVEGQAEPNFTKPSWTLWFLLALGIFRLVLPYLALLRWPLLWTVVISVGVGYLPNVDSTFSLSRTLGLLPFFTLGWWLRERDVVARLRLLDARPWWLRVGAVAVLAAAGFAAWHWVDLWERIDLRQWLFYEDAYADLGGEQWWAGGVRLALMILALVLSAAFFVLVPRGTYWWTRFGQYTMYVYLLHSFALYPFRETGVLRDLDPTWLWLPLVTLLSVLLALALATKPVRWVFRPLVEPRPKWLFTDPELAGRQGHRNDPTGSRRPRPVSGAPR; via the coding sequence ATGAACAGTGTCGGAGCCGACCCGAACCCCGTCACCTCGACCGCACCGAAGCCCCGCCGCCGCGTCCCGTTCTGGGACAACGCGCGCTATGCCTGCATCGTGCTGGTCGTCCTCGGGCATGCCGTGCAGCGGCTCACGTACGACTCCGACATCGCGCTGGCCGCCTACCTGGCGCTGTACGCCTTCCATATGCCCGCCTTCGCGATCATCTCGGGCTACTTCTCGAAGTCGGGCTCCCCCACCAGGGTCCAGATGGCTCGGGTGATCACCGACATCCTCGTGCCGTACGTGATCTTCGAGTTCCTCTGGACCCTCACGAAGTGGCTGGTCGAGGGCCAGGCGGAGCCGAACTTCACCAAGCCGTCGTGGACCCTGTGGTTCCTCCTCGCCCTGGGCATCTTCCGGCTCGTGCTCCCCTACCTCGCCCTGCTGCGCTGGCCCCTGCTGTGGACCGTCGTCATCTCCGTGGGCGTCGGCTACCTGCCCAACGTCGACAGCACGTTCTCCCTGTCGCGGACGCTCGGCCTGCTGCCCTTCTTCACACTGGGCTGGTGGCTGCGCGAGCGCGACGTCGTCGCCCGACTGCGCCTCCTCGATGCCCGTCCGTGGTGGCTCAGGGTCGGCGCCGTGGCCGTGCTGGCGGCCGCGGGCTTCGCAGCCTGGCACTGGGTCGACCTCTGGGAGAGGATCGACCTGCGTCAGTGGCTGTTCTACGAAGACGCCTATGCCGACCTCGGCGGCGAGCAGTGGTGGGCCGGTGGCGTCCGCCTCGCGCTGATGATCCTGGCTCTCGTGCTCAGCGCCGCGTTCTTCGTCCTGGTCCCCCGAGGCACCTACTGGTGGACGCGTTTCGGCCAGTACACGATGTACGTCTACCTGCTCCACTCGTTCGCCCTCTACCCGTTCCGCGAGACCGGAGTGCTGCGCGATCTCGACCCGACGTGGCTGTGGCTCCCCCTCGTCACGCTCCTGTCGGTGCTCCTCGCCCTCGCGCTCGCCACGAAGCCCGTGCGCTGGGTGTTCCGACCGCTCGTCGAGCCGCGCCCGAAGTGGCTGTTCACCGATCCGGAGCTGGCAGGGCGGCAGGGGCATCGCAACGATCCGACGGGTTCGCGACGCCCGCGTCCGGTCTCGGGCGCTCCCCGGTGA